One region of Populus trichocarpa isolate Nisqually-1 chromosome 4, P.trichocarpa_v4.1, whole genome shotgun sequence genomic DNA includes:
- the LOC127905265 gene encoding uncharacterized mitochondrial protein AtMg00810-like, whose translation MEEEDHFSLLYSQLIFIALAAAQPRGFEVRGQEEKVYLLKKALYGLKQAPRAWYSRIDDHLHKLGFVKSLSEATLYVKGADANLIIVSVYVDDLLVTGSNKTQIEEFKAEMFDVFEMTDLGLMSYFLGMEVKQSDDGIFICQQKYTKEILKKFHMESCKSTSTPMNLKEKFSKNDGTNKADEGQYRSLIGCLMYLTATRSDIAFAVSLLSRFMHCASELHLQAAKRIVRYVKGTISYGIKYSHLQNFMLHGYSDSDWAGSVDDMKSTSGYCFSFGSGMFSWCSRKQDSVAQSTAEAEYAAATAAVNQAIWIRKILVDLHMNQLEPTKIYVDNQAAISIANNPMF comes from the exons atggaggaggaggatcacttctcTCTACTCTACTCCCAGCTCATCTTTattgcacttgcagctgct CAACCAAGAGGCTTTGAAGTCAGGGGACAAGAGGAGAAGGTCTACCTGCTGAAAAAGGCTTTGTATGGCCTCAAACAAGCTCCTAGAGCATGGTATAGCAGAATTGATGATCATCTACATAAACTTGGCTTTGTTAAAAGTTTAAGTGAGGCAACATTGTATGTAAAAGGAGCTGATGCAAACTTAATTATTGTATCTGTTTATGTTGATGACTTACTTGTAACAGGAAGTAATAAGACACAAATTGAAGAATTCAAGGCAGAGATGTTTGATGTGTTTGAGATGACAGATCTCGGGTTGATGTCTTATTTCCTTGGAATGGAGGTTAAACAAAGTGATGATGGAATCTTCATATGTCAACAGAAATATACTAAAGAGATATTGAAGAAATTTCACATGGAAAGCTGCAAGAGCACAAGCACACCTATGAATCTGAAGGAAAAATTCAGCAAGAATGATGGAACAAACAAAGCAGATGAAGGTCAGTACAGAAGTTTAATTGGATGTTTAATGTATCTTACAGCTACAAGATCAGACATTGCATTTGCTGTGAGCTTGCTGTCACGTTTTATGCattgtgcaagtgaattgcatcTTCAAGCTGCAAAAAGGATAGTAAGATACGTTAAAGGTACAATAAGCTATGGAATAAAATACTCTCATCTTCAGAATTTCATGCTGCATGGGTACTCTGATAGTGACTGGGCAGGTTCTGTGGACGACATGAAGAGCACCTCAGGCTACTGTTTTAGTTTTGGATCAGGCATGTTCTCTTGGTGTTCAAGGAAGCAAGATAGTGTAGCTCAAAGCACAGCTGAAGCTGAATATGCAGCAGCTACTGCTGCTGTCAATCAAGCTATTTGGATAAGGAAAATTCTTGTTGATCTGCATATGAATCAACTGGAACCAACAAAGATTTATGTTgacaatcaagctgcaatttctATTGCAAATAATCCT ATGTTCTAA
- the LOC18098023 gene encoding protein TIC 20-v, chloroplastic: protein MSTLLFPQAPLTLSQKPFLLSLRNPSFLPHARKWKGPRRLILAKSNGNDSVDTTDRIISAVCYFYPFFDGIQYGKYVITQFSPIQALIQPLFPAIKVFKSFPLNGFLVFLTLYFVVVRNSNFSRYVRFNTMQAIVLDVLLIFPDLLERSFNPRDGLGLDLLMSLDSTVFLYLLVCLIYGSTSCLFGQIPRLPIVAEAADRQVL, encoded by the coding sequence ATGTCCACTCTTCTCTTTCCACAAGCCCCTCTTACCCTCTCCCAAAAACCCTTCCTTCTCTCCCTCAGAAACCCATCTTTTTTGCCTCACGCAAGAAAATGGAAAGGGCCCAGAAGACTAATTTTAGCCAAATCCAACGGTAACGATTCAGTAGACACAACAGACAGGATAATCTCTGCCGTCTGTTACTTCTACCCATTCTTTGACGGGATCCAGTACGGAAAATACGTCATAACCCAGTTTTCTCCAATTCAAGCTCTCATCCAGCCTCTGTTCCCAGCTATAAAAGTCTTTAAGAGCTTTCCCTTAAATgggtttttggtgtttttgactCTTTACTTTGTTGTTGTGAGAAACTCCAATTTTAGCAGATATGTGAGGTTCAATACCATGCAAGCTATAGTGCTTGATGTGTTGTTGATATTTCCTGATTTGTTAGAGAGGAGTTTTAATCCAAGAGATGGGTTGGGATTGGATTTGTTGATGAGTTTGGACAGTACTGTGTTTTTGTACCTTTTGGTTTGTTTGATTTATGGGTCTACTTCTTGTTTGTTTGGTCAGATTCCTAGGTTGCCCATTGTTGCTGAGGCTGCTGATAGGCAGGTTCTTTAG